ATGCTCAAGGCATGGTCGACATTACTGGCTCAATTGGTATACTCGCGGAGCAGGCAGATCGGTTACGAGAACTTGTCGCCGATCTTGAAAACGAAGGTACTTCGAGCGAGACTGCTGCACGCCTCGCTCATTCTTCGCAACCTCAACTCCCGAGGCACACCTAGATGGATCTCATCGAAATCAAGAAACGCGCCCGACAGCGGCTCAAAGGCTTCTGTCGGGTCTGTCCCGTCTGTAATGGCACTGTCTGTGCCGGTGAAGTTCCCGGTATGGGAGGACTTGGTACATCGTCTTCCTTTACGGCCAATGTCGAAGCGCTCAAAGCTCTGCGTTTTCATATGCGAACCCTGCACGGTGTAACCAGTCCTGATACGTCGATTGAGCTTTTCGGTCGTAGTTTTACCACGCCCGTTCAAGCCGCACCCATGACCGGCGTTGTCTACAACATGGGCGGTGACATGAGCGAAGCGGAATTTATCGGTCATGTTGTGGCCGGAGCAACGAAAGCTGGTTCTGCCGGATGGATCGGTGACGGTGCCGATCCGGCCATGTTCGAAAGCGGTTTGGAAGCCATTAAAGCCAGTGGTGGTGGGATTGCCATCATCAAACCTCGCTCTCAAGATGAGATCAAGGCGCGCATTGCCAAAGCCGAAGAAGCCGGCTGTATTGCCGTCGGTGTCGATGTGGATGGTGCCGGACTTGTCACCATGGCGAAATTCGGACAGCCTGTGTCCCCCAAGACTCCGAACGAAATTGCCGAATTGGTTCAGTCGACTTCGCTGCCGTTTATTCTCAAAGGTATCATGACCAAGGAAGAGGGCAAGATCGCCGCTGAAGCTGGTTGTGCCGCTATTGTTGTTTCCAACCATGGCGGCCGTGTGCTTGATCACACGCCTGGCGCGGCTGAAGTGTTGCCGTATATTGCCAAGAAGGTTGGTGATAAGCTGACTATTCTCGCTGACGGGGGTGTTCGCACCGGTTCTGATGTGCTCAAGCTTCTCGCGCTGGGAGCCCAAGCCGTACTCACCGGTCGTCCGCTCGTTTGGGGCGCATTCGGCAAGGAAACCGAAGGCGTCACCACCATTCTCGATACCATGAAGGCACAACTCATTGGCGCTATGCTGCTCACCGGCACGGCCGACGTGAAGAACGTGGATAAGCATATTTTAGTGTAAAGCAGATGAGTTGAAGAGAGGGGAAGGAGAGCCTGCGGCGTTGAAGACGTGAAGAAACAATGCCGGCGTTTGGGGAGGATCATCCTCCCCAAACCCCTCGATGATGAAGAATCTTATGATTTAGGCAAATTGACCGGCTGCGTAGCCAGAAGACCAGGCCCATTGTAGATTGAACCCTCCGAGTCGGCCCGCGACATCCAATGCTTCACCCGTAAAATAGAGACCGGCAACGGTGTTGGACTCCATGGTTTTGGAGGAGATACC
This genomic stretch from Desulfovibrio inopinatus DSM 10711 harbors:
- a CDS encoding alpha-hydroxy-acid oxidizing protein yields the protein MDLIEIKKRARQRLKGFCRVCPVCNGTVCAGEVPGMGGLGTSSSFTANVEALKALRFHMRTLHGVTSPDTSIELFGRSFTTPVQAAPMTGVVYNMGGDMSEAEFIGHVVAGATKAGSAGWIGDGADPAMFESGLEAIKASGGGIAIIKPRSQDEIKARIAKAEEAGCIAVGVDVDGAGLVTMAKFGQPVSPKTPNEIAELVQSTSLPFILKGIMTKEEGKIAAEAGCAAIVVSNHGGRVLDHTPGAAEVLPYIAKKVGDKLTILADGGVRTGSDVLKLLALGAQAVLTGRPLVWGAFGKETEGVTTILDTMKAQLIGAMLLTGTADVKNVDKHILV